The sequence AACTACTTTCTATGACGACTCACTCAACGCTTTCTCCCAGCACGAAAACGCCAGCTACGGATACAGCAACCCCAAAGCGCTGAAACACAACATGACACTGAACCTCTCCGACCCGACGGGATCTCTGAAGCCGCACCTCCGCGCCAAGGCCGGCGACCTCCTCACCTCCCCGGACGTGGGTCTGCTGAAGCTGGCCTCCCCGGAGCTGGAGCGGCTCATCATCCAGTCTAGCAACGGACTCATCACCACCACCCCGACCCCGACCCAGTTCCTCTGCCCCAAGAATGTCACTGACGAGCAGGAGGGCTTCGCGGAGGGGTTTGTCCGCGCGCTGGCAGAGCTGCACCACCAACACATGCCGGCTCCGGGCAACGTGGGTGTCACCTCAGCCCCCCAGACCAGCACCGCCCTCCCGCCGGTGTCCTCTGTGGCCGGGGCCGCCGTCTACAGCAACACCGCCACCATGCGCTCCGACTCGCCGGTGTATGAGGACTTGAACACGTTCAACCCAGCCATCAGCACTGTGTCGGCGCCAAATTACACAACTTCAGCGCCGACCATGTCCTTCCCCGCCGCCCCGCCTCAGCTTCCCATCTACGGCCAGCCGTCCGGCGCACAGCTGCCCCGGCTCACTGCGCTCAAAGAGGAGCCCCAGACCGTCCCGGAGATGCCAGGGGagacccctcccctctccccGATCGACATGGAGAGCCAGGAGCGCATCAAGGCGGAGAGGAAGCGCATGAGGAACCGCATCGCCGCTTCCAAATGCCGGAAGAGGAAGCTGGAGCGAATCTCCAGGCTGGAGGAGAAAGTGAAGACCCTCAAGTCTCAGAACTCCGAGCTGGCGTCCACCGCCAACCTGCTGCGCGAGCAAGTGGCCCAGCTGAAGCAGAAGGTCATGAACCACGTGAACAGCGGCTGCCAGCTCATGTTAACGCAGCAGCTCCAGACCTTCTGAGGCGGCGGAGAGCCACGAGACTGATGTTGAAAGAATCGGACGCTTTCTGGGACGGTGTGTTCTCCCGAAACCATATCGGGGCTGGGATGATGTGGCGCAACACTGGCTGGACCGCGGGCCGCGCTGGTGCTCCCGGCGTCCCATGCGCTCCCCGGTGGCGCGTCCTGAAAGAGGCGCTCGGGACTGTGACACTAGCCACGAACCAGAGAGGGCACGGCAACACACACAGGACACCTTTAagggttctgtttttcttgttttctttacagaacagaagttttcttgatttttgctCTGCATGGAGCTTCTTCCTCTCAGCAGGCGAGAAGTTCACTATTTAGAGGATTCAAGAGCCTACAAAGACTTTTCTTGCTGCAGCCATGATAAGGGTCCTCAATTTTGGGCGTGTTTTCAACTTTGCGCCTGGAAAG comes from Oryzias latipes chromosome 4, ASM223467v1 and encodes:
- the LOC101174822 gene encoding transcription factor AP-1, producing the protein MYTKMETTFYDDSLNAFSQHENASYGYSNPKALKHNMTLNLSDPTGSLKPHLRAKAGDLLTSPDVGLLKLASPELERLIIQSSNGLITTTPTPTQFLCPKNVTDEQEGFAEGFVRALAELHHQHMPAPGNVGVTSAPQTSTALPPVSSVAGAAVYSNTATMRSDSPVYEDLNTFNPAISTVSAPNYTTSAPTMSFPAAPPQLPIYGQPSGAQLPRLTALKEEPQTVPEMPGETPPLSPIDMESQERIKAERKRMRNRIAASKCRKRKLERISRLEEKVKTLKSQNSELASTANLLREQVAQLKQKVMNHVNSGCQLMLTQQLQTF